The following proteins are co-located in the Oenanthe melanoleuca isolate GR-GAL-2019-014 chromosome 4, OMel1.0, whole genome shotgun sequence genome:
- the CHIC2 gene encoding cysteine-rich hydrophobic domain-containing protein 2, with protein sequence MADFDEIYEEEEDEERALEEQLLKYSPDPVVVRGSGHVTVFGLSNKFEAEFPSSLTGKVAPEEFKASISRVNSCLKKNLPVNVRWLLCGCLCCCCTLGCSMWPVICLSKRTRRSIEKLLEWENNRLYHKLCLHWRLSKRKCETNNMMEYVILIEFLPKTPIFRPD encoded by the exons ATGGCGGACTTCGATGAGATCtacgaggaggaggaggacgaggaaCGGGcgctggaggagcagctgctgaagtaCTCGCCCGACCCGGTGGTGGTGCGCGGCTCCGGCCATGTCACCGT GTTTGGACTAAGCAACAAATTTGAAGCAGAATTTCCTTCATCTTTAACTGGAAAG GTTGCACCTGAAGAATTCAAAGCCAGCATCAGTAGAGTTAACAGTTGTCTTAAGAAGAATCTTCCAGTTAATGTACGATGGCTACTATGTGgatgcctttgctgctgctgcactttaGGTTGTAGTATGTGGCCAGTTATCTGCCTCAGTAAAAGA ACACGAAGATCGATTGAGAAGTTATTAGAATGGGAAAACAATAGGTTATACCACAAG CTGTGCTTGCATTGGAGACtaagcaaaaggaaatgtgaAACGAATAACATGATGGAATAT GTCATCCTTATAGAATTTTTACCAAAGACACCGATTTTTCGACCAGATTAg